One genomic window of Scylla paramamosain isolate STU-SP2022 chromosome 20, ASM3559412v1, whole genome shotgun sequence includes the following:
- the LOC135110464 gene encoding large ribosomal subunit protein eL8-like has product MVQKKTKGKVKGKGKKVAAPPLVTKKVVVPKKVVNPLFEKRPRNFGIGGDIQPKRDLSRFMRWPKYVRLQRQKAVLQQRLKVPPPIHQFKQTLDRQKATELFRLLDKYRPESKAAKRERLRKRAAARAAGKPDVPTKRKIQVRHGVNDVVTLVEQKKARLVCVANDVDPIEVVLFLPALCRKMGVPYCIVKNKSRLGTVVRRKKTACVAITDVEANDRSNLNKLLESIKTNYNDRFDEIRKNWGGGLLGAKSASRIAKLERAKARELAQKR; this is encoded by the exons ATGGTACAAAAGAAG ActaagggaaaggtgaaggggaaggggaagaaggtcGCCGCTCCCCCCCTGGTGACCAAGAAGGTGGTGGTCCCCAAGAAAGTGGTCAACCCACTCTTTGAGAAGCGACCCAGGAACTTTGGCATCG GTGGAGATATCCAGCCTAAGCGTGACCTGAGCCGGTTCATGCGCTGGCCCAAGTACGTGCGTCTGCAGCGCCAGAAGGCCGTCCTGCAGCAGCGGTTGAAGGTGcccccacccatccaccagTTCAAGCAGACCCTTGACCGCCAGAAAG CCACTGAGCTCTTCCGCCTCCTGGACAAGTACCGCCCTGAGAGCAAGGCCGCcaagagggagaggctgaggaaGCGCGCCGCCGCCCGTGCCGCTGGCAAGCCCGACGTGCCCACCAAGCGCAAGATTCAAGTGCGTCACGGAGTGAACGATGTGGTCACGCTGGTGGAACAGAAGAAGGCAAGGCTGGTGTGCGTCGCCAATGATGTGGATCCCATTGAG GTGGTGCTCTTCCTGCCCGCGTTGTGCCGCAAGATGGGCGTTCCTTACTGCATCGTGAAGAACAAGTCTCGCCTGGGCACTGTggtcaggaggaagaagactgcTTGTGTGGCCATCACTGAT GTGGAGGCAAATGACAGGAGTAACCTGAACAAGCTGCTGGAGTCCATCAAGACCAACTACAATGACCGCTTTGATGAGATCAGGAAGAACTGGGGCGGTGGTCTGCTGGGCGCCAAGTCTGCCTCCAGGATTGCCAAGCTGGAGCGAGCCAAGGCCAGGGAGCTCGCACAGAAACGCTAA